A single region of the Marinobacter salinus genome encodes:
- a CDS encoding haloalkane dehalogenase — protein MRILRTDEARFAGLPDYPFAPHYLNVAPNLRMHYVDEGPGNASPVLMLHGEPSWSYLYRRMIPLVADSGHRVLAPDLIGFGKSDKPASVEDYSYDRHMAWLTSWLEALNLENITLVCQNWGSLLGLRLAAAHPQRFSRIIVGNGMLPTGENRVPAVFTLWKAFATHSPWFPVGRIVQLGTERTLSKCELAAYEAPFPSPEYKAGARAFPKLVPVSGTDPSSEANKAAWRVLETWKKPFITCFSNGDPITRGGDRYMQRRIPGAHGQPHITLRGGHFLQEDSPEDFARIINDALKGERAA, from the coding sequence ATGCGTATTCTGAGAACCGATGAAGCCCGCTTCGCAGGACTTCCGGACTACCCCTTTGCTCCGCACTATCTGAACGTAGCGCCGAATCTTAGGATGCATTACGTCGATGAAGGTCCCGGAAATGCCTCACCCGTGTTAATGCTTCACGGGGAACCTTCCTGGTCGTATCTTTACCGGCGTATGATCCCGCTGGTCGCGGATTCAGGGCACCGGGTACTGGCACCGGATCTCATTGGTTTCGGAAAATCAGATAAACCGGCCTCAGTGGAGGATTACAGCTACGACCGGCATATGGCGTGGCTGACAAGCTGGCTGGAAGCTCTGAACCTCGAAAACATCACGCTGGTGTGCCAGAACTGGGGATCACTGCTGGGCTTAAGGCTGGCTGCAGCTCATCCTCAGCGATTCAGTCGAATTATAGTCGGTAATGGCATGCTACCGACCGGGGAAAACAGGGTCCCGGCCGTTTTCACCCTTTGGAAGGCCTTTGCCACTCACAGCCCCTGGTTTCCCGTAGGGCGGATCGTCCAACTGGGTACCGAACGTACGCTTTCCAAATGTGAGCTTGCCGCATACGAGGCACCGTTTCCGTCGCCAGAATACAAGGCCGGGGCCCGGGCATTTCCCAAGCTGGTTCCGGTATCAGGGACTGACCCGTCCAGCGAAGCTAACAAAGCGGCGTGGCGAGTGCTGGAAACGTGGAAAAAGCCATTCATCACCTGTTTCAGCAACGGCGACCCGATTACACGTGGCGGGGACCGGTACATGCAGCGGCGGATTCCGGGAGCCCATGGCCAGCCTCATATCACATTGCGCGGCGGCCATTTTTTGCAGGAGGACTCTCCCGAGGACTTCGCCCGCATTATCAACGATGCCCTGAAGGGAGAAAGGGCCGCCTGA
- a CDS encoding phosphatase PAP2 family protein has translation MSTGWLGDLSAWLSVHPGWLAVALFSTAFVESLAIAGIIVPGVAILFAVAALAGKTGMPLTAVLIWAGLGAIAGDTISFALGRMLQGRLGTVWPLSRYPALIIKGENFFRRHGGKSVVIGRFVGPIRPVIPLIAGALWMPWQRFLAFNIVSAAGWAPVYILPGFLVGSALAGEIQPPAHFFAVVGISLAVLSMVYLLLFRFQLGLGESSRVYSWLERSMAKYDATHRFWRLYTNSRPAREGEFPLASFMLAMGAFGLLLLWGQLAVHTQVLEPFNLLTLDWFEQLRQPLLDGPAIAATLLGDPPILLAAATLSCLALIFRGYYAAAAHILAAALLTVVLVWLLKYTLSIPRPDEVMSPPSSGSFPSGHSAGITVFVTLLASFVAGETRYRKRWQTYVLLSLPLLPVAISRLYLGVHWFTDIIGGVLLGLAITGSVRASYSRFDRVPLGTDVSLILAGILWFAFTIGYLFLSWPDALAAYRSV, from the coding sequence ATGAGCACGGGCTGGCTTGGCGACCTTTCAGCCTGGCTCAGCGTTCATCCAGGCTGGCTGGCTGTTGCACTTTTCAGCACAGCTTTCGTTGAATCCCTGGCCATTGCCGGCATTATCGTGCCCGGAGTTGCCATACTGTTCGCAGTTGCCGCCCTCGCTGGCAAAACAGGCATGCCACTGACGGCCGTATTAATCTGGGCCGGGTTGGGCGCCATCGCAGGGGATACCATCAGTTTTGCTCTCGGCCGAATGCTTCAGGGCAGACTGGGGACCGTATGGCCCCTGAGTCGTTATCCGGCGCTGATCATCAAAGGAGAAAACTTTTTCCGGCGCCACGGCGGAAAAAGCGTTGTTATTGGCCGCTTCGTGGGCCCTATTCGCCCGGTCATTCCGCTGATAGCCGGCGCTCTCTGGATGCCCTGGCAACGCTTCCTCGCTTTCAATATCGTGTCTGCCGCAGGTTGGGCACCGGTCTATATCCTGCCTGGTTTTCTGGTGGGCAGTGCCCTGGCCGGAGAGATTCAGCCACCAGCGCATTTTTTTGCGGTCGTGGGGATCAGCCTTGCGGTGCTTTCGATGGTGTATCTGTTGCTGTTTCGGTTCCAGCTTGGCCTTGGCGAGAGCAGCCGGGTGTATTCATGGCTGGAACGCAGCATGGCAAAGTATGATGCCACCCACCGCTTCTGGCGCCTTTACACGAACAGCCGCCCTGCCAGGGAAGGGGAGTTTCCTCTGGCTTCGTTCATGCTGGCAATGGGAGCTTTCGGTCTACTGTTGCTATGGGGACAGCTGGCGGTGCATACGCAGGTTCTGGAACCTTTCAACCTTTTGACACTGGACTGGTTCGAGCAGTTGAGACAACCGCTACTGGATGGCCCTGCCATTGCCGCCACACTGCTGGGAGATCCTCCCATCCTTCTCGCAGCCGCCACACTGAGCTGTCTGGCGCTCATCTTCCGGGGCTATTACGCCGCCGCAGCTCATATTCTGGCAGCCGCCTTGTTGACCGTGGTTCTGGTCTGGCTACTGAAGTACACCCTGAGCATTCCCCGCCCCGACGAGGTAATGAGCCCCCCCTCTTCCGGCTCGTTTCCCAGCGGGCACAGTGCCGGCATTACGGTCTTCGTCACCCTTCTCGCCAGTTTCGTGGCAGGTGAGACCCGTTACCGAAAACGCTGGCAGACCTACGTACTGTTGTCGTTGCCTTTGTTGCCCGTCGCCATCAGCCGGTTGTACCTGGGCGTCCACTGGTTCACGGACATTATCGGGGGAGTACTGCTGGGACTGGCTATTACAGGGAGCGTCCGGGCGAGCTACAGTCGTTTTGACAGAGTGCCTCTGGGAACAGACGTATCCCTGATACTGGCGGGCATCTTGTGGTTCGCGTTTACAATCGGCTACCTGTTTTTATCCTGGCCGGACGCGCTGGCCGCATATCGCTCGGTCTAG
- a CDS encoding peptidoglycan-binding domain-containing protein: MRKVTNPLGRLALAAGTAFMLGLAPAAFADETVALKNALYGAGYNITNVSSQMDDVTRSALTKFQKDNGLQATGILNEETKKALGMISVQVAAASSAPAQTTTSSAAPSTAEPATSAEPEAAAEEEVIEEDDDGGWSLW; the protein is encoded by the coding sequence ATGAGAAAAGTGACCAACCCTCTGGGCCGTCTGGCGCTGGCAGCCGGCACTGCCTTTATGCTCGGGCTTGCGCCCGCAGCTTTTGCCGATGAAACCGTTGCACTCAAGAATGCGTTATACGGGGCAGGTTACAACATCACAAATGTCAGTTCCCAAATGGACGATGTCACCCGTTCGGCCCTGACGAAGTTCCAGAAGGATAACGGTCTGCAGGCTACCGGGATTCTTAATGAAGAGACCAAGAAAGCGTTGGGTATGATTTCAGTCCAGGTGGCTGCCGCATCGTCGGCCCCCGCCCAGACCACCACAAGTTCAGCTGCCCCCTCAACAGCTGAGCCTGCTACCTCCGCCGAGCCGGAAGCAGCAGCCGAGGAAGAAGTCATTGAAGAAGACGATGACGGTGGCTGGTCGCTCTGGTAA
- a CDS encoding LON peptidase substrate-binding domain-containing protein — MTVPETNVPLFPLNSIVLPNGRIPLQLFEPRYIDMLKQCFKEDRGFVVVLLRDGSETGPANAFYNIGTYVRIIDFQQLENGLLGITVEGAAKVSVIHSWQQEDGLNLGDLEVLMDEASREVPERFIELPSVLRALFRHPVIRDLDMNVDYEDARQVGWRLAELLPLDKQEKQRLVELQDPLERLSRLQELLEALEDG; from the coding sequence GTGACAGTTCCTGAGACGAATGTACCACTCTTCCCCCTGAATTCCATTGTCCTTCCCAATGGAAGGATTCCCTTGCAGTTGTTTGAGCCGCGCTACATTGACATGCTTAAACAGTGTTTCAAGGAAGACCGCGGATTTGTCGTGGTCCTTTTGCGGGATGGTAGCGAGACAGGCCCTGCCAATGCTTTCTACAACATCGGTACGTATGTCCGCATTATTGACTTCCAACAGCTCGAAAACGGTTTGCTGGGGATCACGGTTGAGGGAGCTGCCAAGGTGTCCGTCATTCACAGCTGGCAACAGGAAGATGGTCTCAATCTTGGTGATCTGGAAGTCCTGATGGATGAGGCCAGTCGTGAGGTGCCGGAGCGTTTCATCGAATTGCCGTCGGTGTTGCGGGCGCTTTTCCGGCACCCGGTTATCCGTGATCTCGATATGAATGTGGATTATGAAGATGCCAGGCAGGTTGGTTGGCGTCTTGCTGAGCTCCTCCCCCTGGATAAGCAGGAAAAGCAACGGCTTGTTGAACTGCAGGATCCTCTGGAGAGGTTAAGCCGGCTGCAGGAGTTACTGGAAGCTTTGGAGGACGGCTAG
- a CDS encoding acyl-CoA thioesterase — protein sequence MTFDQLLSAGRAGEELVMPASWAQGRATFGGLISALLFDRMEHLVAPGRAMRSMQVSFVGPVEPGVPATFHADLLREGRAVSQVQGRIVQKGEPRLVCMASFGGDRDSAVRVEGLPAPEAIPAEQCQGLPYIEGVTPEFTQHIEMRWAFGHMPFTGKGGREMGGWMRFREPPEAISGAHLVALVDAWPAPVLPHLEARVPASSLSWALDILHPRPAIKPGDWLLYKATIDQAGEGYCHFQASIWTPSGELVALSRQTVTVFG from the coding sequence ATGACCTTTGATCAATTATTGTCGGCCGGTCGTGCCGGTGAAGAGCTTGTTATGCCCGCGAGCTGGGCGCAGGGGCGTGCCACTTTCGGTGGTCTGATTTCTGCACTCCTATTCGATCGCATGGAGCATCTGGTTGCACCCGGTCGCGCCATGCGCTCGATGCAAGTGTCTTTTGTGGGGCCGGTAGAACCCGGGGTGCCGGCAACATTCCATGCCGACCTGCTTAGGGAAGGCCGGGCTGTCAGCCAGGTTCAGGGTCGTATCGTCCAGAAAGGCGAGCCGCGTCTGGTGTGTATGGCGAGCTTCGGTGGTGATCGGGATTCGGCGGTGCGGGTTGAGGGCCTCCCGGCACCGGAAGCGATACCGGCTGAACAGTGCCAGGGCCTGCCCTATATTGAAGGGGTAACTCCGGAATTTACCCAGCATATCGAGATGCGATGGGCCTTTGGTCATATGCCCTTCACTGGTAAAGGTGGGAGAGAAATGGGTGGCTGGATGCGGTTTCGGGAGCCGCCGGAAGCGATCTCTGGTGCCCATCTCGTTGCATTGGTCGATGCATGGCCTGCCCCGGTTTTGCCGCACCTGGAAGCAAGGGTGCCGGCAAGTTCACTGTCCTGGGCTCTGGATATCCTGCACCCGAGACCGGCCATTAAGCCGGGGGACTGGCTGCTCTACAAGGCAACCATTGATCAGGCTGGCGAGGGGTACTGTCACTTCCAGGCAAGCATCTGGACGCCGAGCGGCGAGTTGGTGGCTCTGAGCCGGCAAACCGTTACAGTGTTTGGCTGA
- a CDS encoding HDOD domain-containing protein — protein sequence MAGQDSLSLRRLKEFQPLNRLSDDQLVLLASRAERRALGPGQRVLERGVRDGLEFFLVSGQVELEAIDGRKSIIEAESDKAFHPIARLQPRMYEVTAVKPCEFLVVAQDILNQMLRSAPVAQVEMDAGEDLGGGESEEHHLLMEFYSELRSNQIKLPSVPDVAWKVRRAVDREDSTADQVASAVSADPSMAAKLVRACNSPLYRGFSDVRNVREAVVRLGMRTTRQLVTVFSMREVFKTRQASLQKEMEKLWRHSREVAALSWVLADHATKLNPEEALLAGLLHDIGVVPVLVQAEHHTRLFTDESNLQHAIRELRADVGTAVLESWSFPPAFVEAVRHAENWHHECRESEPQLADVVIVAQLHSMIGSSQNADLPSFDQVPAYRRLGEMELNASRSLQLLTEARARVDEVQQLLSIR from the coding sequence ATGGCCGGCCAGGACAGCCTGTCGCTTCGTCGTCTCAAAGAATTCCAGCCGCTGAACCGGCTTAGTGATGATCAACTGGTGCTTCTTGCCAGCCGGGCGGAGCGTCGAGCTCTTGGCCCGGGGCAACGGGTGCTTGAGCGTGGCGTTCGGGACGGGCTCGAATTTTTTCTGGTGAGTGGCCAGGTCGAGCTTGAAGCGATTGACGGTCGTAAGTCCATAATTGAGGCAGAAAGTGACAAGGCGTTTCACCCGATTGCACGGCTTCAGCCCCGGATGTACGAAGTGACGGCCGTAAAACCTTGCGAGTTTCTCGTTGTCGCGCAAGACATTCTCAACCAGATGCTGCGGTCAGCGCCGGTTGCCCAGGTCGAGATGGATGCCGGTGAGGATCTGGGGGGAGGCGAGAGCGAAGAGCACCACCTGTTGATGGAGTTTTACTCCGAGCTCCGCTCTAACCAGATCAAGCTGCCAAGTGTTCCGGATGTGGCATGGAAGGTGCGACGTGCAGTCGATCGTGAAGACTCAACAGCCGATCAGGTTGCCAGCGCAGTGTCCGCGGACCCCTCTATGGCGGCCAAGCTCGTGCGGGCGTGCAATAGTCCGCTTTATCGCGGGTTCAGTGATGTCCGCAATGTTCGGGAAGCGGTTGTTCGTTTGGGGATGAGAACAACGCGGCAACTGGTGACGGTGTTTTCCATGAGGGAGGTGTTCAAGACCCGGCAAGCGTCTCTGCAGAAAGAAATGGAGAAACTCTGGCGCCATTCCCGCGAAGTGGCAGCCCTTTCCTGGGTTCTGGCCGATCATGCTACGAAGCTGAATCCGGAAGAGGCCTTGCTCGCGGGGCTGCTTCACGATATCGGTGTCGTGCCGGTGCTGGTTCAGGCCGAGCATCACACCAGGCTGTTTACCGACGAGTCCAATCTCCAGCATGCCATTCGCGAACTGCGCGCGGATGTTGGCACTGCGGTATTGGAGAGCTGGTCGTTCCCGCCGGCATTCGTGGAAGCCGTGCGTCACGCAGAGAACTGGCATCACGAGTGTCGCGAATCCGAACCGCAACTGGCAGATGTGGTGATCGTCGCCCAACTGCATTCGATGATTGGATCCAGCCAGAATGCCGATTTACCGTCCTTTGATCAGGTACCCGCTTACCGCCGGCTGGGAGAAATGGAACTGAACGCATCCCGTAGCCTGCAGCTTCTCACGGAGGCCCGCGCCCGGGTTGATGAAGTCCAGCAGCTGTTGTCGATCCGATGA
- the ilvD gene encoding dihydroxy-acid dehydratase: MPQYRSRTSTAGRNMAGARALWRATGMKTEDFGKPIIAVANSFTQFVPGHVHLKDLGQLVCREIEAAGGVAKEFNTIAVDDGIAMGHDGMLYSLPSREIIADSVEYMVNAHCADALVCISNCDKITPGMLMAAMRLNIPTIFVSGGPMEAGKTKLSEHKLDLVDAMVIAADPDADDEKVAEYERSACPTCGSCSGMFTANSMNCLTEAIGLALPGNGSLLATHADREQLFLKAGRQIVENARRYYEQDDASVLPLSIASMAAFENAMVMDIAMGGSTNTILHLLAAAQEGGVPFTLNEIDQLSRSVPQLCKVAPNSPKYHMEDVHRAGGIMGILGELERGGLINTDLPTVHSKTMKEALETWDIMRSPSSEVVELYKAGPAGIPTQTAFSQSTRWPTLDGDRETGCIRSVENAYSSEGGLAVLYGNIAMDGCVVKTAGVDESIYVFEGKARVFESQDSAVAGILGDEVKSGEVVIIRYEGPRGGPGMQEMLYPTSYLKSKGLGKDCALLTDGRFSGGTSGLSIGHASPEAAAGGAIGLIENGDLIRIDIPNRTINVQLDQHELDRRREARDALGWKPELPRDRKVSAALKAYALLATSADKGAVRDLSKLD; the protein is encoded by the coding sequence ATGCCTCAGTATCGATCGCGGACATCCACCGCAGGCCGTAACATGGCCGGCGCCCGCGCCCTCTGGCGCGCCACCGGCATGAAGACCGAGGATTTCGGCAAACCCATCATCGCTGTCGCCAACTCCTTCACCCAGTTTGTTCCCGGTCATGTCCACCTCAAGGATCTGGGCCAGCTGGTCTGTCGCGAAATCGAAGCTGCCGGTGGTGTCGCCAAGGAGTTCAATACGATCGCCGTGGACGACGGCATCGCAATGGGTCACGACGGCATGTTGTACTCACTCCCTTCCCGCGAAATAATCGCAGACTCTGTGGAGTACATGGTCAACGCTCACTGCGCCGACGCGCTGGTGTGCATCTCAAACTGCGACAAAATCACACCTGGCATGCTGATGGCAGCCATGCGCCTGAACATTCCGACGATCTTCGTTTCCGGCGGTCCGATGGAAGCGGGTAAAACCAAGTTATCCGAGCATAAACTCGATCTGGTCGACGCCATGGTCATCGCCGCAGATCCCGATGCCGATGACGAGAAGGTTGCGGAATACGAACGTAGCGCCTGCCCCACCTGCGGATCCTGCTCTGGCATGTTCACCGCTAACTCCATGAACTGCCTGACAGAAGCCATCGGCCTCGCGCTGCCAGGCAACGGATCATTGCTGGCCACCCACGCCGATCGCGAACAGTTGTTCCTGAAGGCCGGTCGTCAGATTGTGGAGAATGCACGCCGCTATTACGAGCAGGATGATGCCAGCGTACTGCCTCTGAGCATCGCCTCAATGGCTGCATTTGAAAACGCCATGGTGATGGACATTGCAATGGGCGGGTCCACCAACACCATTCTTCACCTGCTCGCTGCCGCCCAGGAAGGTGGCGTGCCCTTTACCCTGAACGAGATTGACCAGCTATCCCGGAGCGTGCCGCAGCTCTGCAAGGTTGCTCCCAACTCACCGAAATATCACATGGAAGATGTGCACCGCGCCGGCGGAATCATGGGTATTCTTGGTGAACTGGAGCGCGGCGGCCTGATAAACACCGACTTGCCGACGGTCCACAGCAAAACCATGAAGGAAGCGCTGGAAACCTGGGATATCATGCGTTCACCGTCCTCCGAAGTGGTGGAGTTGTATAAAGCCGGGCCTGCGGGCATTCCAACCCAGACAGCCTTCAGCCAGAGCACTCGCTGGCCAACACTGGACGGGGATCGCGAGACCGGATGCATCCGGTCAGTCGAAAACGCCTATTCTTCTGAAGGTGGTCTGGCAGTTCTCTACGGCAATATTGCTATGGACGGCTGCGTGGTGAAGACCGCCGGGGTGGATGAGAGCATTTATGTCTTTGAAGGCAAAGCTCGGGTATTCGAGAGCCAGGATTCCGCAGTCGCCGGCATTCTGGGTGACGAGGTCAAGTCTGGCGAAGTGGTCATCATCCGTTACGAAGGCCCCCGTGGCGGGCCAGGCATGCAGGAAATGCTCTACCCGACCAGTTACCTGAAATCCAAAGGTCTTGGAAAGGACTGCGCCCTGCTGACCGATGGCCGCTTTTCCGGCGGTACCTCGGGGCTCTCTATAGGTCACGCATCACCTGAGGCTGCAGCGGGTGGAGCCATCGGCCTGATCGAGAACGGCGATTTGATCCGTATCGACATTCCCAACCGGACCATCAATGTGCAACTGGATCAACATGAGCTTGATCGTCGCCGGGAAGCCCGTGACGCCCTGGGCTGGAAGCCGGAGCTTCCCCGGGACCGGAAGGTCTCTGCAGCGCTCAAGGCCTACGCCCTGCTTGCCACCAGTGCAGACAAAGGTGCTGTAAGGGACCTGTCCAAGCTCGACTGA
- a CDS encoding AI-2E family transporter, whose product MYAKLETRTFLAMLVGVSLAFVFLMKPFFGPIFWAVAIALIFHPVQQLLIRKLGERPNINALITLVICMVIVVIPVLVLVTSLVAEGVALYQQIQSGEIRPGEYIDQVNKSFPAIQHFLAQFDVSFAELRDRTVSIFVGGSQFLAKQALGFGQNTFQFFLGLALMVYLAFFLLRDGNKLVELIIRALPLGDERERLLFAKFAEVTRATVKGNLLIAIIQGALGGIIFWILGINGALLWGVVMAIVSLLPAVGAALVWVPAAVYLAAIGDVIEAAVLTVFGIVVIGLADNLLRPLLVGRDTKLPDYIVLLSTLGGIVMFGVNGFVMGPLVAALFMSFWGIFIREFGHEAHLAVHRDAGSDEADRDRG is encoded by the coding sequence ATGTACGCAAAACTTGAAACACGGACCTTCCTCGCGATGCTGGTGGGAGTTTCCCTGGCCTTCGTGTTTCTGATGAAACCGTTCTTCGGGCCAATATTCTGGGCAGTGGCCATTGCGTTGATCTTTCACCCGGTGCAGCAGTTGCTGATTCGGAAGCTGGGCGAGCGGCCGAACATTAACGCGTTGATTACGCTCGTGATCTGTATGGTTATCGTGGTGATTCCAGTGCTTGTTCTGGTGACCTCGCTCGTCGCGGAGGGTGTGGCGCTGTATCAGCAGATTCAAAGCGGCGAAATCCGCCCGGGGGAATACATAGATCAGGTCAATAAGTCGTTCCCCGCAATACAGCATTTCCTGGCGCAGTTTGACGTGAGCTTTGCTGAACTCCGGGATCGTACCGTCAGTATTTTTGTGGGCGGCAGTCAGTTCCTGGCGAAGCAGGCTCTTGGTTTTGGCCAGAATACCTTCCAGTTTTTCCTTGGATTGGCACTGATGGTCTACCTTGCCTTTTTCCTTTTGCGGGATGGCAACAAACTGGTGGAGCTTATTATACGTGCCTTGCCCCTGGGCGATGAAAGGGAGCGCCTGCTGTTCGCGAAGTTCGCCGAGGTTACTCGGGCAACGGTAAAGGGCAACTTGCTGATTGCCATTATTCAGGGAGCGCTGGGCGGCATTATTTTCTGGATCCTTGGAATCAACGGAGCCTTGCTTTGGGGCGTGGTGATGGCGATCGTCTCGCTGTTGCCGGCAGTGGGAGCCGCCCTGGTGTGGGTGCCTGCCGCGGTTTATCTGGCGGCCATAGGGGATGTCATTGAGGCAGCCGTACTGACTGTTTTTGGCATTGTGGTCATTGGGCTTGCAGACAACCTGTTGCGTCCGTTGCTTGTAGGCAGGGACACGAAACTGCCCGACTACATCGTGTTGCTGTCCACGTTGGGGGGCATTGTTATGTTCGGTGTGAATGGTTTCGTCATGGGCCCGCTTGTGGCTGCCCTTTTCATGTCGTTCTGGGGCATATTTATCCGCGAGTTCGGCCACGAAGCCCATTTGGCTGTGCATCGGGATGCCGGCTCCGACGAGGCGGACCGTGATCGAGGTTAA
- a CDS encoding DEAD/DEAH box helicase, whose product MSELSFAELGLDPAVLEAVTAVGYEKPSPIQAQAIPALLAGNHLLGVAQTGTGKTAAFALPLLSRIDASVSEPQILVLAPTRELAIQVAEAFTTYASKFRHFHVLPIYGGQDFYPQIKGLRRGAQVIVGTPGRMLDHLRKGTLKLDSLKALVLDEADEMLRMGFIDDVEAILAKTPENCQRALFSATMPPQIKKVAQTYLRNATEVKIESETRTVERISQFVLPVYAERKLDALTRILEVEPIDAAIIFVRTKAETTMLAEKLSARGHAVAPLSGDLNQRQREQTVEDLKRGKKDIIVATDVAARGLDVSRITHVINYDVPYDTEAYIHRVGRTGRAGREGKAILLVTPRERSWLRTLERATNSPMEAYELPSPVELKKMREQQFETQLLGFAEDRKLAKAMSLLDEIAERNEMDMAMVAGALACWMEAAQPGSLPLEQPEALPTVSSTPPRRDRKGGGGRPGENRKGPKGGFKKGGPKGRSGPGKPPGKGGKPAGKRPPRQA is encoded by the coding sequence ATGTCTGAATTGTCCTTTGCCGAACTGGGTCTGGATCCAGCCGTACTTGAAGCCGTGACCGCCGTTGGCTACGAAAAACCATCACCTATCCAGGCTCAGGCCATCCCGGCACTGCTGGCTGGCAACCACCTTCTGGGCGTTGCCCAGACTGGCACCGGTAAGACTGCCGCCTTCGCGCTGCCTCTGCTGAGCCGGATTGATGCCTCTGTCAGCGAACCCCAGATTCTGGTGCTGGCACCCACACGTGAGCTGGCCATTCAAGTGGCTGAAGCTTTTACCACCTATGCCAGCAAGTTCCGCCATTTCCATGTACTGCCAATTTACGGCGGCCAGGATTTCTACCCGCAGATCAAGGGCCTGAGACGCGGTGCCCAGGTAATCGTCGGTACACCCGGACGAATGCTCGACCATCTGCGCAAAGGCACACTGAAACTCGACAGCCTCAAAGCACTGGTGCTGGACGAGGCGGACGAAATGCTCCGCATGGGCTTTATTGACGATGTTGAAGCCATTCTGGCCAAAACGCCGGAAAACTGTCAGCGCGCCCTGTTCTCAGCCACCATGCCGCCGCAGATCAAGAAGGTCGCCCAAACCTATCTGCGTAACGCGACTGAAGTGAAAATCGAGAGCGAGACTCGCACTGTTGAGCGAATTTCACAGTTCGTGTTGCCCGTTTATGCCGAGCGCAAACTGGACGCCCTGACCCGTATCCTGGAAGTTGAGCCGATTGATGCCGCCATTATCTTCGTGCGCACCAAAGCCGAAACTACCATGCTGGCCGAAAAGCTGTCGGCTCGCGGCCATGCCGTTGCGCCCCTGAGTGGCGACCTTAACCAGCGCCAGCGCGAACAGACCGTTGAAGATCTGAAGCGTGGCAAGAAAGATATTATTGTTGCCACCGATGTTGCTGCGCGCGGTCTGGACGTGTCCCGTATCACGCACGTCATCAACTATGACGTTCCCTACGACACCGAGGCGTACATCCACCGGGTTGGCCGCACCGGCCGCGCTGGTCGTGAAGGCAAGGCGATCCTGCTGGTAACACCCCGCGAGCGCAGCTGGCTGAGAACTCTCGAGCGAGCCACGAACTCGCCCATGGAAGCCTACGAGTTGCCGTCCCCTGTCGAACTCAAAAAAATGCGGGAACAGCAGTTCGAAACCCAGCTTCTGGGTTTTGCGGAAGACCGTAAGCTGGCCAAGGCCATGTCGTTGCTGGATGAAATTGCCGAGCGGAACGAGATGGATATGGCAATGGTAGCCGGTGCCCTCGCTTGCTGGATGGAAGCGGCCCAGCCAGGCTCCCTGCCTTTGGAACAGCCTGAGGCACTGCCCACGGTATCTTCCACACCGCCCCGCCGTGACCGTAAAGG